A single region of the Glycine max cultivar Williams 82 chromosome 20, Glycine_max_v4.0, whole genome shotgun sequence genome encodes:
- the LOC100790929 gene encoding uncharacterized protein isoform X1 — MGLSRNVASQPEIDDAGGDIGFGAIRGGFPFKRNPGHHRHRASFDRQLPRSNNSSSSSSSNNNNISIRSHLHKRKGLLLWLFPFPKSKSGFYAFIIVVVFLFALASMVLQSSITSVFRQSADSARYISGGIRFGSALRFVPGRISQRFLSGDGLDPVRSQPRIGVRAPRIALILGHMTIDPQSLMLVTVIWNLQKLGYVFKIFAVGHGKARSIWENIGGRICPLSTEHQGLIDWSIFEGIIVDSLEAKVAISSVMQEPFCSVPLIWIIQEDSLSSRLPVYEQMGWEHIVSHWRSAFSRASVVVFPDFTYPMLYSELDTGNFFVIPGSPVDVWAAESYHKTHAKEQLRELSGFGKNDMLVLVVGSSVFFDDLSWDYAVAMHSVGPLLTRYARRNDATDSFKFVFLCGNSTDGYDDALQGVASRMGLRQGSIRHYGLNGDVNSVLLMADIILYGSAQEVQGFPPLLIRAMTFEIPVVVPDFSVLKKYIVDGVHGIFFSKHNPEALMNAFSLLLSNGRLSKFAQAIASSGRQLAKNVLALDCITGYARLLENVLNFPSDALLPGAVSQIQQGSWEWNLFQNEIDLSKIDSNRKVSIVYAVEHELASLNYSTSIVENGTEVPLQDELTQLDLDTLREIEISEENEMFEVEEAEERMEKGVSVWDDIYRNARKSEKLKFEVNERDEGELERTGQSVCIYEIYNGAGVWPFLHHGSLYRGLSLSRRAQRQTSDDVDAVGRLPLLNDTYYRDILCEMGGMFAIANRVDSIHRRPWIGFQSWRAAGRKVALSAKAENVLEETMQENFRGDVIYFWGRLDMDQSAIRNHNAISFWYMCDILNGGNCRIVFQDGFRQMYALPPHAEALPPMPEDGGYWSALHSWVMPTSSFLEFIMFSRMFVDSIDAKHRDSTKYSLCLLGSSEIEKKHCYCRMLELLINVWAYHSARKMVYINPNTGSMEEQHPIEQRKGFMWSKYFNFSLLKSMDEDLAEAADDGDHPREMWLWPMTGEVHWQGIYEREREERYRLKMDKKRKTKEKLFERMKYGYKQKSLGR; from the exons ATGGGATTGTCGCGCAACGTGGCTTCGCAGCCGGAGATCGACGACGCCGGCGGGGACATTGGATTCGGTGCGATCCGCGGCGGATTCCCCTTCAAGCGGAACCCTGGCCACCACCGCCACCGCGCCTCCTTCGATCGGCAATTGCCGCGCTccaacaacagcagcagcagcagcagcagcaacaacaacaacattagcATCCGATCTCACCTCCACAAGCGCAAGGGCTTGTTGCTGTGGCTCTTCCCGTTCCCCAAGTCCAAGTCCGGATTCTACGCTTTCATCATCGTCGTGGTCTTCCTCTTCGCCCTCGCCTCCATGGTCTTGCAGAGCTCCATCACCTCCGTCTTCCGCCAGAGTGCCGATAGCGCCAGGTACATCAGCGGAGGAATCCGCTTCGGCTCCGCGCTCCGCTTCGTCCCCGGGAGGATTTCGCAGAGGTTCCTCTCTGGCGATGGACTCGATCCGGTTCGCTCCCAGCCCAGAATTGGCGTCCGCGCGCCAAGGATAGCTCTC ATATTAGGGCACATGACGATAGATCCCCAGTCATTGATGTTGGTTACTGTGATTTGGAATCTACAGAAGTTGGGTTATGTTTTTAAG ATATTTGCAGTAGGGCATGGGAAGGCCCGCTCAATATGGGAAAACATAGGTGGCAGAATCTGTCCTTTGAGTACAGAGCATCAAGGCCTGATCGATTGGTCAAT TTTTGAAGGTATCATTGTTGACTCCTTAGAAGCAAAAGTAGCCATTTCAAG CGTTATGCAGGAGCCTTTTTGTTCAGTACCATTGATATGGATTATTCAAGAAGATAGCCTTTCAAGTCGCCTTCCAGTTTATGAGCAAATGGGTTGGGAGCATATTGTTTCTCATTGGAGAAGTGCTTTTAGCAGAGCcagtgttgttgtgtttccagATTTTACTTATCCG ATGTTATATAGTGAGCTTGACACTGGAAACTTCTTTGTGATTCCTGGATCACCAGTAGATGTGTGGGCTGCAGAAAGCTATCATAAGACCCATGCAAAGGAGCAGCTAAGAGAACTTAGTGGATTTGGTAAAAATGATATGCTGGTTCTAGTTGTTGGGAGCTCAGTCTTCTTTGATGACCTATCTTGGGACTATGCTGTTGCAATGCATTCTGTAGGGCCTCTGCTGACAAGATATGCAAGGAGGAATGATGCAACTGActcatttaaatttgttttcttatgtGGCAATTCTACTGATGGTTATGATGATGCTTTACAG GGAGTTGCTTCACGTATGGGACTTCGTCAGGGTTCCATAAGGCACTATGGCTTGAATGGTGATGTGAATAGTGTGTTACTAATGGCTGATATCATCCTATATGGTTCTGCTCAAGAGGTGCAGGGTTTTCCTCCATTATTAATCAGAGCAATGACATTTGAAATTCCTGTCGTTGTACCTGATTTTtcagtgttaaaaaaatat ATTGTGGATGGAGTTCACgggatatttttttctaaacacaATCCTGAAGCTTTGATGAATGCTTTTTCACTTTTGCTTTCAAATGGAAGACTTTCTAAATTTGCTCAAGCAATTGCATCATCTGGAAGACAACTAGCTAAAAATGTACTAGCTCTGGATTGCATAACTGGTTATGCAAGGCTTCTGGAGAATGTACTCAATTTTCCCTCAGATGCTTTACTGCCTGGTGCTGTTTCTCAGATTCAACAGGGGTCATGGGAATGGAATTTATTCCAGAATGAAATAGACTTGTCAAAGATAGATTCCAATAGAAAAGTTTCCATTGTTTATGCTGTTGAGCATGAGTTGGCAAGTCTTAATTATTCAACAAGCATTGTTGAGAATGGAACAGAGGTTCCACTGCAAGATGAACTAACCCAATTGGATTTGGATActttgagagaaattgaaaTATCTGAAGAGAATGAAATGTTTGAAGTGGAAGAG GCTGAAGAGAGAATGGAGAAAGGTGTTAGTGTATGGGATGATATATATCGTAATGCTAGAAAATCTGAGAAACTGAAGTTTGAAGTCAATGAGAGGGATGAAGGGGAGCTTGAGAGAACAGGACAATCTGTGTGCATTTATGAGATATACAATGGTGCAGGAGTGTGGCCATTTTTACACCATGGTTCTCTCTATCGTGGGTTAAGCCTT TCTAGAAGAGCGCAGAGACAAACTTCTGATGATGTGGATGCAGTTGGTCGCTTGCCTCTTTTGAATGACACATATTATCGGGACATTCTCTGTGAAATGGGAGGAATGTTTGCAATTGCAAATAGGGTGGATAGCATTCACAGGAGGCCTTGGATTGGGTTTCAATCATGGCGTGCTGCTGGTAGGAAG GTAGCATTGTCAGCGAAAGCCGAAAATGTCCTGGAAGAGACAAtgcaagagaattttagaggaGATGTAATATACTTTTGGGGACGTTTGGACATGGATCAGAGTGCCATAAGAAACCACAATGCAATTTCTTTTTGGTACATGTGTGACATCTTAAATGGAGGCAACTGCAG AATTGTTTTTCAAGATGGCTTCCGCCAGATGTATGCATTGCCCCCCCATGCGGAAGCACTGCCCCCCATGCCGGAAGATGGTGGTTATTGGTCAGCACTGCACAGCTGGGTGATGCCAACCTCTTCTTTCTTGGAGTTCATAATGTTCTCTCG GATGTTTGTTGATTCCATTGATGCTAAGCACAGAGACTCCACTAAATACAGCCTGTGCTTGTTAGGCTCTTCAGAGATTGAG AAGAAGCACTGCTACTGTCGCATGTTGGAACTTCTCATCAATGTATGGGCTTATCATAGTGCACGAAAGATGGTATATATAAATCCTAACACTGGTTCTATGGAAGAGCAGCACcctattgaacaacggaaaggTTTTATGTGGTCAAAATACTTCAATTTTTCATTGTTGAAAAGTATGGACGAAGATCTGGCCGAGGCTGCAGATGATGGTGACCATCCAAGGGAAATGTGGTTGTGGCCAATGACAGGGGAGGTACACTGGCAAGGGATTTATGAAAGGGAGAGGGAAGAAAGGTACAGGctaaaaatggataaaaaaagaaaaacaaaagaaaaactatttGAAAGAATGAAGTATGGTTACAAGCAGAAATCACTTGGACGATAA
- the LOC100790929 gene encoding uncharacterized protein isoform X2 — MGLSRNVASQPEIDDAGGDIGFGAIRGGFPFKRNPGHHRHRASFDRQLPRSNNSSSSSSSNNNNISIRSHLHKRKGLLLWLFPFPKSKSGFYAFIIVVVFLFALASMVLQSSITSVFRQSADSARYISGGIRFGSALRFVPGRISQRFLSGDGLDPVRSQPRIGVRAPRIALILGHMTIDPQSLMLVTVIWNLQKLGYVFKIFAVGHGKARSIWENIGGRICPLSTEHQGLIDWSIFEGIIVDSLEAKVAISSVMQEPFCSVPLIWIIQEDSLSSRLPVYEQMGWEHIVSHWRSAFSRASVVVFPDFTYPMLYSELDTGNFFVIPGSPVDVWAAESYHKTHAKEQLRELSGFGKNDMLVLVVGSSVFFDDLSWDYAVAMHSVGPLLTRYARRNDATDSFKFVFLCGNSTDGYDDALQGVASRMGLRQGSIRHYGLNGDVNSVLLMADIILYGSAQEVQGFPPLLIRAMTFEIPVVVPDFSVLKKYIVDGVHGIFFSKHNPEALMNAFSLLLSNGRLSKFAQAIASSGRQLAKNVLALDCITGYARLLENVLNFPSDALLPGAVSQIQQGSWEWNLFQNEIDLSKIDSNRKVSIVYAVEHELASLNYSTSIVENGTEVPLQDELTQLDLDTLREIEISEENEMFEVEEAEERMEKGVSVWDDIYRNARKSEKLKFEVNERDEGELERTGQSVCIYEIYNGAGVWPFLHHGSLYRGLSLSRRAQRQTSDDVDAVGRLPLLNDTYYRDILCEMGGMFAIANRVDSIHRRPWIGFQSWRAAGRKVALSAKAENVLEETMQENFRGDVIYFWGRLDMDQSAIRNHNAISFWYMCDILNGGNCRIVFQDGFRQMYALPPHAEALPPMPEDGGYWSALHSWVMPTSSFLEFIMFSRMFVDSIDAKHRDSTKYSLCLLGSSEIEKHCYCRMLELLINVWAYHSARKMVYINPNTGSMEEQHPIEQRKGFMWSKYFNFSLLKSMDEDLAEAADDGDHPREMWLWPMTGEVHWQGIYEREREERYRLKMDKKRKTKEKLFERMKYGYKQKSLGR; from the exons ATGGGATTGTCGCGCAACGTGGCTTCGCAGCCGGAGATCGACGACGCCGGCGGGGACATTGGATTCGGTGCGATCCGCGGCGGATTCCCCTTCAAGCGGAACCCTGGCCACCACCGCCACCGCGCCTCCTTCGATCGGCAATTGCCGCGCTccaacaacagcagcagcagcagcagcagcaacaacaacaacattagcATCCGATCTCACCTCCACAAGCGCAAGGGCTTGTTGCTGTGGCTCTTCCCGTTCCCCAAGTCCAAGTCCGGATTCTACGCTTTCATCATCGTCGTGGTCTTCCTCTTCGCCCTCGCCTCCATGGTCTTGCAGAGCTCCATCACCTCCGTCTTCCGCCAGAGTGCCGATAGCGCCAGGTACATCAGCGGAGGAATCCGCTTCGGCTCCGCGCTCCGCTTCGTCCCCGGGAGGATTTCGCAGAGGTTCCTCTCTGGCGATGGACTCGATCCGGTTCGCTCCCAGCCCAGAATTGGCGTCCGCGCGCCAAGGATAGCTCTC ATATTAGGGCACATGACGATAGATCCCCAGTCATTGATGTTGGTTACTGTGATTTGGAATCTACAGAAGTTGGGTTATGTTTTTAAG ATATTTGCAGTAGGGCATGGGAAGGCCCGCTCAATATGGGAAAACATAGGTGGCAGAATCTGTCCTTTGAGTACAGAGCATCAAGGCCTGATCGATTGGTCAAT TTTTGAAGGTATCATTGTTGACTCCTTAGAAGCAAAAGTAGCCATTTCAAG CGTTATGCAGGAGCCTTTTTGTTCAGTACCATTGATATGGATTATTCAAGAAGATAGCCTTTCAAGTCGCCTTCCAGTTTATGAGCAAATGGGTTGGGAGCATATTGTTTCTCATTGGAGAAGTGCTTTTAGCAGAGCcagtgttgttgtgtttccagATTTTACTTATCCG ATGTTATATAGTGAGCTTGACACTGGAAACTTCTTTGTGATTCCTGGATCACCAGTAGATGTGTGGGCTGCAGAAAGCTATCATAAGACCCATGCAAAGGAGCAGCTAAGAGAACTTAGTGGATTTGGTAAAAATGATATGCTGGTTCTAGTTGTTGGGAGCTCAGTCTTCTTTGATGACCTATCTTGGGACTATGCTGTTGCAATGCATTCTGTAGGGCCTCTGCTGACAAGATATGCAAGGAGGAATGATGCAACTGActcatttaaatttgttttcttatgtGGCAATTCTACTGATGGTTATGATGATGCTTTACAG GGAGTTGCTTCACGTATGGGACTTCGTCAGGGTTCCATAAGGCACTATGGCTTGAATGGTGATGTGAATAGTGTGTTACTAATGGCTGATATCATCCTATATGGTTCTGCTCAAGAGGTGCAGGGTTTTCCTCCATTATTAATCAGAGCAATGACATTTGAAATTCCTGTCGTTGTACCTGATTTTtcagtgttaaaaaaatat ATTGTGGATGGAGTTCACgggatatttttttctaaacacaATCCTGAAGCTTTGATGAATGCTTTTTCACTTTTGCTTTCAAATGGAAGACTTTCTAAATTTGCTCAAGCAATTGCATCATCTGGAAGACAACTAGCTAAAAATGTACTAGCTCTGGATTGCATAACTGGTTATGCAAGGCTTCTGGAGAATGTACTCAATTTTCCCTCAGATGCTTTACTGCCTGGTGCTGTTTCTCAGATTCAACAGGGGTCATGGGAATGGAATTTATTCCAGAATGAAATAGACTTGTCAAAGATAGATTCCAATAGAAAAGTTTCCATTGTTTATGCTGTTGAGCATGAGTTGGCAAGTCTTAATTATTCAACAAGCATTGTTGAGAATGGAACAGAGGTTCCACTGCAAGATGAACTAACCCAATTGGATTTGGATActttgagagaaattgaaaTATCTGAAGAGAATGAAATGTTTGAAGTGGAAGAG GCTGAAGAGAGAATGGAGAAAGGTGTTAGTGTATGGGATGATATATATCGTAATGCTAGAAAATCTGAGAAACTGAAGTTTGAAGTCAATGAGAGGGATGAAGGGGAGCTTGAGAGAACAGGACAATCTGTGTGCATTTATGAGATATACAATGGTGCAGGAGTGTGGCCATTTTTACACCATGGTTCTCTCTATCGTGGGTTAAGCCTT TCTAGAAGAGCGCAGAGACAAACTTCTGATGATGTGGATGCAGTTGGTCGCTTGCCTCTTTTGAATGACACATATTATCGGGACATTCTCTGTGAAATGGGAGGAATGTTTGCAATTGCAAATAGGGTGGATAGCATTCACAGGAGGCCTTGGATTGGGTTTCAATCATGGCGTGCTGCTGGTAGGAAG GTAGCATTGTCAGCGAAAGCCGAAAATGTCCTGGAAGAGACAAtgcaagagaattttagaggaGATGTAATATACTTTTGGGGACGTTTGGACATGGATCAGAGTGCCATAAGAAACCACAATGCAATTTCTTTTTGGTACATGTGTGACATCTTAAATGGAGGCAACTGCAG AATTGTTTTTCAAGATGGCTTCCGCCAGATGTATGCATTGCCCCCCCATGCGGAAGCACTGCCCCCCATGCCGGAAGATGGTGGTTATTGGTCAGCACTGCACAGCTGGGTGATGCCAACCTCTTCTTTCTTGGAGTTCATAATGTTCTCTCG GATGTTTGTTGATTCCATTGATGCTAAGCACAGAGACTCCACTAAATACAGCCTGTGCTTGTTAGGCTCTTCAGAGATTGAG AAGCACTGCTACTGTCGCATGTTGGAACTTCTCATCAATGTATGGGCTTATCATAGTGCACGAAAGATGGTATATATAAATCCTAACACTGGTTCTATGGAAGAGCAGCACcctattgaacaacggaaaggTTTTATGTGGTCAAAATACTTCAATTTTTCATTGTTGAAAAGTATGGACGAAGATCTGGCCGAGGCTGCAGATGATGGTGACCATCCAAGGGAAATGTGGTTGTGGCCAATGACAGGGGAGGTACACTGGCAAGGGATTTATGAAAGGGAGAGGGAAGAAAGGTACAGGctaaaaatggataaaaaaagaaaaacaaaagaaaaactatttGAAAGAATGAAGTATGGTTACAAGCAGAAATCACTTGGACGATAA
- the LOC100791460 gene encoding uncharacterized protein produces the protein MMHSVKGGWGQTFALAKHNESEGRKTRIRRSKQERKAMVESFIKKYQELNNGNFPSLNLTHKEVGGSFYTVREIVRDIIQENRVLGPAKFTLEELNTDQFFEQNPLGSIARDPQPFLAASLIENHCELDKLQDTNSKMISVSDVSYTEAVHQQVVDKGDVISVGHVDVTNKESIEAAVVVDGCDTGDEHPMFDKGQTMNVSQVDVTNNESVETAVFSGGCCSGTEHKIVDRGHVLNGSQVNMINEESNETVIPEMQVGDPLALNQNAEQELAVATTPMAKVTAVTEDLVVETFPLNSVSGTTDLGGLGDSSNSPENDIKKLKLKQCEKFEYAPGNQILEDSSNAGLDKEENVQDMLEESSNHSTRKELFDHHEFEDRSDSQVRAYNQNIITFKTISQSQMIDGVKTSTQTNNLSKTCKPSEEDGSLLKADKHRVDDQLGGNSQRRSNTTVDRINLESWDGAAKNSAKQEPNPLLAVLKVFVDAFVKFWSG, from the exons ATGATGCACTCTGTAAAGGGTGGCTGGGGGCAGACGTTTGCGCTTGCTAAACACAATGAATCCGAAGGGAGAAAGACTCGGATTCGCCGCTCAAAGCAGGAAAGGAAGGCAATGGTTGAATCCTTTATAAAGAA GTACCAAGAGTTGAACAATGGAAACTTTCCATCACTTAATCTTACACATAAAGAAGTTGGTGGCTCTTTCTACACAGTACGGGAGATTGTACGTGatataattcaagaaaataGAGTATTGGGTCCTGCTAAGTTCACTCTAGAGGAGCTAAACACTGATCAATTTTTTGAACAAAATCCACTGGGTTCAATTGCCAGAGATCCTCAACCTTTTTTGGCTGCATCTTTAATTGAAAACCATTGTGAGCTTGACAAACTTCAGGACACAAACAGCAAGATGATTTCCGTTTCTGATGTGTCTTATACCGAAGCTGTGCACCAGCAGGTGGTTGACAAAGGGGATGTCATAAGTGTTGGCCATGTAGACGTGACAAACAAGGAATCCATTGAAGCAGCTGTTGTTGTTGATGGGTGTGATACTGGAGATGAGCATCCAATGTTTGACAAAGGGCAAACCATGAATGTTAGCCAGGTAGATGTGACGAACAATGAATCTGTTGAAACTGCTGTCTTTTCTGGAGGGTGTTGTTCTGGAACCGAGCACAAAATTGTTGACAGAGGGCATGTCTTAAATGGTAGCCAGGTGAATATGATAAACGAGGAATCCAATGAAACTGTTATTCCTGAGATGCAGGTAGGTGATCCTTTGGCACTCAATCAGAATGCTGAACAAGAGTTGGCAGTTGCCACAACACCAATGGCTAAAGTAACTGCTGTGACAGAAGACTTGGTAGTAGAGACATTTCCATTAAACTCTGTTTCTGGGACTACTGATCTGGGAGGGTTGGGGGACTCAAGTAATTCACcagaaaatgatataaaaaagttgaaattgAAACAATGCGAGAAATTTGAGTATGCCCCTGGAAATCAAATATTAGAGGACTCCTCTAATGCTGGGCTTGATAAGGAGGAGAATGTACAGGATATGTTAGAAGAAAGCTCCAATCATTCTACCCGCAAAGAACTTTTTGATCATCATGAATTTGAAGATCGCAGTGATTCTCAAGTTAGAgcatataatcaaaatatcataaCCTTCAAAACCATCAGCCAAAGCCAGATGATAGATGGAGTTAAG ACAAGCACTCAAACCAATAACCTCAGCAAGACTTGTAAACCTTCAGAGGAAGATGGTAGCCTGCTAAAAGCTGATAAACATAGAGTTGATGATCAACTTGGTGGCAACTCTCAAAGAAGAAGCAACACAACTGTGGATAGGATCAATCT AGAATCCTGGGATGGAGCAGCTAAGAATTCTGCAAAGCAAGAACCTAACCCTCTTTTAGCTGTTTTGAAAGTTTTTGTTGATgcttttgtgaaattttggtcAGGGTGA
- the LOC100790929 gene encoding uncharacterized protein isoform X3, translating to MTIDPQSLMLVTVIWNLQKLGYVFKIFAVGHGKARSIWENIGGRICPLSTEHQGLIDWSIFEGIIVDSLEAKVAISSVMQEPFCSVPLIWIIQEDSLSSRLPVYEQMGWEHIVSHWRSAFSRASVVVFPDFTYPMLYSELDTGNFFVIPGSPVDVWAAESYHKTHAKEQLRELSGFGKNDMLVLVVGSSVFFDDLSWDYAVAMHSVGPLLTRYARRNDATDSFKFVFLCGNSTDGYDDALQGVASRMGLRQGSIRHYGLNGDVNSVLLMADIILYGSAQEVQGFPPLLIRAMTFEIPVVVPDFSVLKKYIVDGVHGIFFSKHNPEALMNAFSLLLSNGRLSKFAQAIASSGRQLAKNVLALDCITGYARLLENVLNFPSDALLPGAVSQIQQGSWEWNLFQNEIDLSKIDSNRKVSIVYAVEHELASLNYSTSIVENGTEVPLQDELTQLDLDTLREIEISEENEMFEVEEAEERMEKGVSVWDDIYRNARKSEKLKFEVNERDEGELERTGQSVCIYEIYNGAGVWPFLHHGSLYRGLSLSRRAQRQTSDDVDAVGRLPLLNDTYYRDILCEMGGMFAIANRVDSIHRRPWIGFQSWRAAGRKVALSAKAENVLEETMQENFRGDVIYFWGRLDMDQSAIRNHNAISFWYMCDILNGGNCRIVFQDGFRQMYALPPHAEALPPMPEDGGYWSALHSWVMPTSSFLEFIMFSRMFVDSIDAKHRDSTKYSLCLLGSSEIEKKHCYCRMLELLINVWAYHSARKMVYINPNTGSMEEQHPIEQRKGFMWSKYFNFSLLKSMDEDLAEAADDGDHPREMWLWPMTGEVHWQGIYEREREERYRLKMDKKRKTKEKLFERMKYGYKQKSLGR from the exons ATGACGATAGATCCCCAGTCATTGATGTTGGTTACTGTGATTTGGAATCTACAGAAGTTGGGTTATGTTTTTAAG ATATTTGCAGTAGGGCATGGGAAGGCCCGCTCAATATGGGAAAACATAGGTGGCAGAATCTGTCCTTTGAGTACAGAGCATCAAGGCCTGATCGATTGGTCAAT TTTTGAAGGTATCATTGTTGACTCCTTAGAAGCAAAAGTAGCCATTTCAAG CGTTATGCAGGAGCCTTTTTGTTCAGTACCATTGATATGGATTATTCAAGAAGATAGCCTTTCAAGTCGCCTTCCAGTTTATGAGCAAATGGGTTGGGAGCATATTGTTTCTCATTGGAGAAGTGCTTTTAGCAGAGCcagtgttgttgtgtttccagATTTTACTTATCCG ATGTTATATAGTGAGCTTGACACTGGAAACTTCTTTGTGATTCCTGGATCACCAGTAGATGTGTGGGCTGCAGAAAGCTATCATAAGACCCATGCAAAGGAGCAGCTAAGAGAACTTAGTGGATTTGGTAAAAATGATATGCTGGTTCTAGTTGTTGGGAGCTCAGTCTTCTTTGATGACCTATCTTGGGACTATGCTGTTGCAATGCATTCTGTAGGGCCTCTGCTGACAAGATATGCAAGGAGGAATGATGCAACTGActcatttaaatttgttttcttatgtGGCAATTCTACTGATGGTTATGATGATGCTTTACAG GGAGTTGCTTCACGTATGGGACTTCGTCAGGGTTCCATAAGGCACTATGGCTTGAATGGTGATGTGAATAGTGTGTTACTAATGGCTGATATCATCCTATATGGTTCTGCTCAAGAGGTGCAGGGTTTTCCTCCATTATTAATCAGAGCAATGACATTTGAAATTCCTGTCGTTGTACCTGATTTTtcagtgttaaaaaaatat ATTGTGGATGGAGTTCACgggatatttttttctaaacacaATCCTGAAGCTTTGATGAATGCTTTTTCACTTTTGCTTTCAAATGGAAGACTTTCTAAATTTGCTCAAGCAATTGCATCATCTGGAAGACAACTAGCTAAAAATGTACTAGCTCTGGATTGCATAACTGGTTATGCAAGGCTTCTGGAGAATGTACTCAATTTTCCCTCAGATGCTTTACTGCCTGGTGCTGTTTCTCAGATTCAACAGGGGTCATGGGAATGGAATTTATTCCAGAATGAAATAGACTTGTCAAAGATAGATTCCAATAGAAAAGTTTCCATTGTTTATGCTGTTGAGCATGAGTTGGCAAGTCTTAATTATTCAACAAGCATTGTTGAGAATGGAACAGAGGTTCCACTGCAAGATGAACTAACCCAATTGGATTTGGATActttgagagaaattgaaaTATCTGAAGAGAATGAAATGTTTGAAGTGGAAGAG GCTGAAGAGAGAATGGAGAAAGGTGTTAGTGTATGGGATGATATATATCGTAATGCTAGAAAATCTGAGAAACTGAAGTTTGAAGTCAATGAGAGGGATGAAGGGGAGCTTGAGAGAACAGGACAATCTGTGTGCATTTATGAGATATACAATGGTGCAGGAGTGTGGCCATTTTTACACCATGGTTCTCTCTATCGTGGGTTAAGCCTT TCTAGAAGAGCGCAGAGACAAACTTCTGATGATGTGGATGCAGTTGGTCGCTTGCCTCTTTTGAATGACACATATTATCGGGACATTCTCTGTGAAATGGGAGGAATGTTTGCAATTGCAAATAGGGTGGATAGCATTCACAGGAGGCCTTGGATTGGGTTTCAATCATGGCGTGCTGCTGGTAGGAAG GTAGCATTGTCAGCGAAAGCCGAAAATGTCCTGGAAGAGACAAtgcaagagaattttagaggaGATGTAATATACTTTTGGGGACGTTTGGACATGGATCAGAGTGCCATAAGAAACCACAATGCAATTTCTTTTTGGTACATGTGTGACATCTTAAATGGAGGCAACTGCAG AATTGTTTTTCAAGATGGCTTCCGCCAGATGTATGCATTGCCCCCCCATGCGGAAGCACTGCCCCCCATGCCGGAAGATGGTGGTTATTGGTCAGCACTGCACAGCTGGGTGATGCCAACCTCTTCTTTCTTGGAGTTCATAATGTTCTCTCG GATGTTTGTTGATTCCATTGATGCTAAGCACAGAGACTCCACTAAATACAGCCTGTGCTTGTTAGGCTCTTCAGAGATTGAG AAGAAGCACTGCTACTGTCGCATGTTGGAACTTCTCATCAATGTATGGGCTTATCATAGTGCACGAAAGATGGTATATATAAATCCTAACACTGGTTCTATGGAAGAGCAGCACcctattgaacaacggaaaggTTTTATGTGGTCAAAATACTTCAATTTTTCATTGTTGAAAAGTATGGACGAAGATCTGGCCGAGGCTGCAGATGATGGTGACCATCCAAGGGAAATGTGGTTGTGGCCAATGACAGGGGAGGTACACTGGCAAGGGATTTATGAAAGGGAGAGGGAAGAAAGGTACAGGctaaaaatggataaaaaaagaaaaacaaaagaaaaactatttGAAAGAATGAAGTATGGTTACAAGCAGAAATCACTTGGACGATAA